In Amycolatopsis coloradensis, one genomic interval encodes:
- a CDS encoding LysR family transcriptional regulator has translation MVVDLIGSCRAFVSVSEAGTFTAGAAIARIPQPVASRRIAALERHFGERLFDRSTRRAVLTPFGRDMLPSAKRLVKLADAMEHDAQRAKLRPMRLAMPDTCTVRELAELDAAARALDVFLEFRQAPPGERAELVRTQEVRAAVTAVPAEEGTWMVPLGLAAGGSPRAGALHLETLRVGRSGRPPRRIWIQPEDDVPHIRDRLFRIRDSVGLRPAQVSVADALSAAAAAVFGSDDLLLCSTVQATELGLNWRPIGELRLARGFEITAGPGEDAQRLRARLWPDIARCLGAEETT, from the coding sequence GTGGTCGTGGACCTGATCGGGAGCTGCCGGGCGTTCGTGAGCGTGAGCGAGGCCGGGACCTTCACCGCGGGAGCCGCGATCGCGCGCATCCCCCAGCCGGTGGCGAGCCGCCGGATCGCCGCACTGGAGCGGCATTTCGGCGAGCGGCTGTTCGATCGCTCCACCCGCCGCGCCGTGCTCACGCCGTTCGGCCGGGACATGCTGCCGTCGGCGAAACGGCTGGTGAAGCTGGCCGACGCCATGGAGCACGACGCGCAGCGCGCCAAACTGCGGCCGATGCGGCTGGCGATGCCGGACACCTGCACCGTCCGCGAGCTCGCCGAACTCGACGCGGCGGCGCGAGCGCTGGACGTCTTCCTGGAGTTCCGGCAGGCGCCGCCGGGGGAGCGGGCGGAACTCGTGCGCACACAGGAGGTCCGCGCGGCGGTCACGGCCGTTCCCGCCGAAGAGGGCACCTGGATGGTGCCGCTCGGGCTGGCGGCCGGGGGAAGTCCGCGGGCGGGCGCCCTCCACCTGGAAACGCTGCGGGTCGGCCGGTCCGGCAGGCCGCCTCGCCGGATCTGGATCCAGCCCGAGGACGACGTGCCGCATATCCGGGATCGGCTCTTCCGGATCCGTGACTCGGTGGGCTTGCGGCCCGCGCAGGTATCCGTCGCCGATGCGCTCAGCGCTGCCGCCGCGGCGGTGTTCGGTTCGGACGATCTGCTGCTGTGCTCAACGGTCCAGGCGACCGAACTCGGCCTGAACTGGCGGCCGATCGGCGAGCTCCGGCTCGCACGTGGGTTCGAGATCACGGCGGGGCCCGGCGAGGACGCGCAGCGGCTCCGGGCACGATTGTGGCCGGACATCGCCCGGTGTCTCGGCGCGGAGGAGACGACATGA
- a CDS encoding Calx-beta domain-containing protein yields MPRRPLLVVLTAVSAMLASTAVAAAAPPGVDPATVDLTLNAGQSTTVTKNVTTSAVPPNPDLVLLADTTGSMGGPIGNVRTNAGAITGDVLAAQPTAQFGVAEYKDFTDSVPFKVNQGITGDTTAVQAGIDQWAASGGGDTPEANLNALYRLATGAVAFRPDGTRIIAWFGDAPSHDPSGGHTLAQTIAALQAAKIRVVAVNVGALDATGQASAITSATGGVLLNNVPAGQVSQAILDGIKSIEVTVTPKVTSCDPQLTVTNDPGSVKVTSGGVATFTETIKAAADAAPGTYQCVVDYQVDGASRGYIETTTVRVLGLSINDVTVGEGSGGAQVPATFTVSLLGGPSPNPVTVQYATANGTASAPADYTAASGTVTFAPGQTARPVTVLVNPDTVDEPDETFTVTLSAPSGAGLIDATGVGTIVDDDRDGVFSCTGTAANVLGVTAARANPANLPCADDSSTVAAATLNAGLIKVDTKVLTASTDLTPDDQSAAPAAGDRALASAKIDRTVISTLGLTVELGVIQSQATATCQPSPGGLVPVLAGSSNVASLKINGESITVGSAPMTIPLAIGSLKLNGQTVANGVVKQQAVALDTALAKIVLAESQADVHGTSAHPAGNPCRR; encoded by the coding sequence ATGCCACGAAGACCACTGCTCGTCGTCCTGACCGCCGTCTCGGCGATGCTCGCGTCCACCGCGGTCGCCGCCGCGGCTCCACCGGGAGTGGACCCGGCCACGGTCGACCTCACCCTGAACGCGGGGCAGAGCACGACCGTGACCAAGAACGTGACGACCTCGGCCGTGCCGCCGAATCCCGACCTCGTCCTGCTCGCGGACACCACGGGCAGCATGGGCGGGCCGATCGGCAACGTGCGGACGAACGCCGGCGCCATCACCGGTGACGTCCTCGCCGCGCAGCCGACCGCGCAGTTCGGTGTCGCCGAGTACAAGGACTTCACCGACTCGGTGCCGTTCAAGGTCAATCAGGGCATCACCGGGGACACGACCGCCGTCCAGGCGGGGATCGACCAGTGGGCGGCCTCGGGTGGCGGGGACACGCCGGAGGCCAACCTGAACGCGCTCTACCGGCTCGCCACCGGCGCGGTCGCGTTCCGGCCGGACGGCACCCGCATCATCGCGTGGTTCGGCGACGCGCCGTCGCACGACCCGAGCGGCGGGCACACCCTGGCCCAGACCATCGCGGCGTTGCAGGCGGCGAAGATCCGCGTGGTCGCCGTCAACGTCGGCGCGCTCGACGCCACAGGGCAGGCTTCCGCCATCACCTCGGCCACGGGCGGCGTGCTGCTGAACAACGTCCCGGCCGGTCAGGTCTCCCAGGCCATCTTGGACGGCATCAAGTCCATCGAGGTCACGGTGACCCCGAAGGTGACCAGCTGCGATCCGCAGCTCACCGTCACCAACGACCCGGGCAGCGTCAAGGTGACCAGTGGCGGGGTCGCCACGTTCACCGAGACGATCAAGGCCGCCGCCGATGCCGCTCCGGGCACCTATCAGTGCGTCGTCGATTACCAGGTCGACGGGGCTTCGCGGGGATACATCGAGACCACGACCGTGCGTGTACTCGGCCTGAGCATCAACGACGTGACCGTCGGCGAGGGTTCCGGTGGCGCGCAGGTACCGGCGACGTTCACCGTGTCGCTGCTCGGCGGCCCCAGCCCGAATCCGGTGACGGTCCAGTACGCGACCGCCAACGGCACCGCGTCCGCGCCCGCCGACTACACGGCGGCGAGCGGGACGGTCACGTTCGCCCCTGGGCAGACGGCCAGACCGGTGACCGTCTTGGTCAACCCGGACACCGTCGACGAGCCGGACGAGACGTTCACGGTGACTCTTTCGGCCCCGTCGGGTGCCGGCCTCATCGACGCGACCGGTGTCGGCACGATCGTCGACGACGACCGTGACGGCGTCTTCTCCTGCACCGGCACCGCGGCGAACGTCCTCGGGGTGACCGCGGCACGGGCCAACCCGGCGAACCTGCCTTGCGCCGACGACAGCAGTACCGTCGCCGCCGCGACGCTCAACGCCGGCCTGATCAAGGTCGACACCAAGGTGCTGACCGCGTCGACCGATCTCACGCCGGACGACCAGTCGGCGGCTCCGGCCGCGGGCGATCGCGCGCTGGCGTCGGCCAAGATCGACAGGACGGTGATCAGCACGCTCGGACTGACCGTCGAACTCGGCGTGATCCAGTCGCAGGCGACCGCGACCTGTCAGCCGTCGCCGGGCGGGCTAGTCCCGGTGCTGGCCGGCAGTTCGAACGTCGCCTCGCTGAAGATCAACGGTGAGTCGATCACCGTGGGCTCGGCGCCGATGACCATCCCGCTGGCCATCGGTTCGTTGAAGCTCAACGGCCAGACCGTGGCGAACGGCGTGGTGAAGCAGCAGGCCGTCGCACTGGACACGGCGCTCGCGAAGATCGTGCTCGCGGAATCCCAGGCCGACGTGCACGGAACCTCGGCGCATCCGGCGGGCAACCCCTGCCGTCGCTGA
- a CDS encoding serine hydrolase — protein sequence MNTETLLLGLRAELDDGGLRGSFLVRDLRTGYEIGIDPDLEFPSASLVKIPLVAATLERIRRGELDGSTPIDVEPGRATAPGPTGLTRFRHPARMAIDDLLYLTMAISDETAADALFALTPPAEVTRMTREWGVPGITARHPAADLSDTPAERFAPADVHLAHALAINAGTAGQGHPVPQLDVTRASSGSARAFVNLLEALWKPSKVDEEVAARVRELLGLNLLRQRLSPDFVSDATKWSSKTGTVLNLRHEVGVVEHADGGLYAIAALTGSRVPAAVQPEAEVLMARVARALRDHLREG from the coding sequence ATGAACACCGAGACCCTGCTCCTCGGACTGCGCGCCGAACTCGACGACGGCGGCTTGCGCGGTTCGTTCCTCGTGCGCGATCTGCGGACCGGATACGAGATCGGCATCGACCCGGACCTGGAGTTCCCGAGCGCCTCGCTGGTGAAGATCCCGCTCGTCGCCGCGACCCTGGAGCGGATCCGCCGGGGCGAGCTGGACGGCTCCACGCCGATCGACGTCGAGCCGGGCCGGGCCACCGCCCCCGGGCCGACCGGGCTGACGCGGTTCCGGCATCCGGCCAGGATGGCGATCGACGACCTGCTCTACCTGACGATGGCCATCAGCGACGAGACCGCCGCGGACGCGCTCTTCGCGCTGACGCCTCCCGCCGAGGTCACCAGGATGACGCGCGAATGGGGCGTTCCCGGGATCACCGCGCGGCATCCGGCCGCGGACCTCAGTGACACGCCCGCCGAACGTTTCGCCCCGGCAGACGTCCACCTCGCGCACGCGCTCGCGATCAACGCGGGCACCGCCGGGCAAGGTCATCCTGTTCCGCAGCTCGACGTCACCCGCGCGAGTTCCGGTTCGGCTCGCGCGTTCGTGAACCTGCTCGAAGCGCTGTGGAAACCATCCAAAGTAGACGAAGAGGTGGCGGCGCGGGTGCGTGAACTCTTGGGACTGAACCTGCTGCGTCAGCGGCTGAGCCCCGATTTCGTCTCCGACGCCACGAAATGGTCGTCGAAGACCGGCACCGTGCTGAACCTGCGGCACGAGGTCGGGGTGGTCGAACACGCCGACGGCGGACTGTACGCGATCGCGGCGCTGACCGGGTCCAGGGTGCCCGCCGCGGTCCAGCCGGAGGCCGAGGTGCTGATGGCCCGCGTGGCGCGGGCGCTGCGGGATCACCTGCGCGAAGGGTGA
- the bla gene encoding class A beta-lactamase translates to MSVTSRRWAALLALSVASLAACSAPAPAQPPAATSPVAATGRADFEQLERTYRARLGVYAVDTATGREVAFRADERFAYASTHKVFSAGGVLQRTPVADLDRTVTYERKDLVVNSPVTEKHVATGMPLRAVMDATLRYSDNTGGNLLFRELGGPEGLNAVLRGIGDTTSHADRIEPELNDTFPGDTRDTSTPRALAVSLRAFALGDALPEDKRKILVDMMRASTTGDQNIRAGVPGWPVADKTGTAAYGTRNDIGVVWPPNRAPIVISVLTDRSEKDAEIDNKLLADATAAAVKALP, encoded by the coding sequence GTGTCCGTCACTTCTCGCCGCTGGGCCGCCCTGCTGGCGCTCTCGGTCGCGTCACTCGCCGCCTGTTCCGCACCCGCTCCCGCACAGCCGCCGGCCGCCACCTCGCCGGTCGCGGCGACCGGACGAGCCGACTTCGAACAGCTCGAACGCACCTACCGTGCCAGGCTCGGGGTGTACGCGGTGGACACCGCGACCGGCCGCGAAGTCGCCTTCCGCGCCGACGAACGCTTCGCCTACGCCTCGACGCACAAGGTGTTCAGCGCCGGTGGTGTCCTGCAGCGGACGCCGGTCGCCGACCTGGACCGCACGGTGACTTACGAACGCAAGGACCTGGTCGTGAACTCGCCGGTCACGGAGAAACACGTGGCGACGGGGATGCCGCTGCGCGCCGTCATGGACGCGACCCTCCGGTACAGCGACAACACCGGCGGGAACCTGCTTTTCCGCGAACTCGGCGGCCCCGAGGGACTCAACGCGGTCCTGCGCGGGATCGGCGACACCACGAGCCACGCCGACCGGATCGAACCGGAACTCAACGACACCTTCCCCGGCGACACCCGGGACACCAGCACACCGCGCGCGCTCGCCGTGAGCCTGCGCGCCTTCGCCCTCGGCGACGCACTACCCGAGGACAAACGCAAGATCCTGGTCGACATGATGCGGGCCAGCACCACCGGCGACCAGAACATCCGCGCCGGGGTGCCCGGCTGGCCGGTCGCCGACAAGACCGGAACGGCGGCCTACGGCACGCGCAACGACATCGGGGTGGTGTGGCCGCCGAATCGGGCGCCGATCGTCATCTCGGTGCTGACCGACCGGTCGGAGAAGGACGCCGAGATCGACAACAAGCTCCTGGCCGACGCCACCGCGGCCGCGGTGAAAGCCCTCCCCTGA